A region from the Medicago truncatula cultivar Jemalong A17 chromosome 6, MtrunA17r5.0-ANR, whole genome shotgun sequence genome encodes:
- the LOC11441129 gene encoding AAA-ATPase At3g28510 — MGDNEEIIDKFNGVKVWWVANHTSQKDLDDKSSLTLTFHKRYRGLITTSYIQYVLDEGKAIAMKNRKLKLYTNNPSDDWRIYKRKWSCITFDHPARFETLAMDAKKKEEIIDDLVKFKAGKEYYAKVGKAWKRGYLLFGPPGTGKSTMISAIANFMNYDVYDLELTTIKDNNELKRLLIATSSKSIIVIEDIDCSIELTGTRKEKKDYVHKGKYSNIEENKVTLSGLLNFIDGIWSACGGERIIIFTTNFVDKLDHALIRRGRMDMHIEMSYCSYEAFKVLAKNYWDVESHDGLFPIIEKLIGETNITPADVAENLMPKSIAEDLETCLKNLIQSLENAKKKAHEKAKENAKDEDEEAQLKEEEEKVEAIENSKENVKKNGVIHEFGLV; from the coding sequence ATGGGTGACAATGAGGAGATCATTGATAAATTCAATGGAGTAAAAGTATGGTGGGTTGCTAATCACACCTCTCAAAAAGATTTAGATGATAAAAGTTCCTTAACACTAACCTTCCACAAAAGGTACCGTGGTCTCATCACTACCTCTTACATACAATATGTGTTGGATGAAGGAAAAGCTATTGCAATGAAGAACAGGAAGCTTAAACTATACACGAACAACCCTAGCGACGATTGGAGGATATACAAAAGAAAGTGGAGCTGCATAACATTTGATCACCCTGCAAGGTTCGAAACACTTGCTATGGAtgcaaagaagaaagaagagataATAGACGATCTTGTTAAGTTCAAGGCAGGTAAAGAGTACTATGCTAAAGTTGGAAAGGCTTGGAAACGCGGTTATTTACTTTTCGGTCCTCCAGGAACCGGAAAATCTACCATGATATCGGCTATTGCAAATTTTATGAACTACGACGTTTATGATCTTGAATTAACAACTATCAAGGATAACAATGAGTTGAAAAGACTTTTGATTGCGACGTCAAGCAAATCAATTATAGTGATTGAGGATATTGATTGTTCTATTGAACTCACTGGcacaagaaaggaaaaaaaggatTATGTACACAAAGGTAAATACTCTAATATAGAGGAAAATAAAGTAACTCTTTCTGGTTTGTTGAATTTTATCGATGGAATTTGGTCGGCATGTGGAGGAGAAAGGATCATAATTTTCACAACCAACTTTGTGGATAAACTTGATCATGCTCTTATTAGGAGGGGAAGGATGGATATGCATATTGAAATGTCATATTGTAGCTATGAAGCATTCAAAGTGCTTGCAAAGAATTATTGGGATGTTGAGTCTCATGATGGTTTGTTTCCAATTATTGAAAAGTTAATAGGAGAGACTAATATAACACCTGCAGATGTTGCTGAAAATTTGATGCCAAAATCAATTGCTGAAGATCTTGAAACTTGCTTGAAGAATTTGATTCAATCTCTTGAGAATGCAAAGAAAAAGGCACATGAGAAAGCAAAGGAAAATGCAAAAGATGAGGATGAGGAAGCTCAACtgaaggaagaggaagaaaaggTGGAGGCTATTGAAAATTCAAAGGAAAATGTGAAGAAGAATGGTGTCATACATGAATTTGGATTAGTATAA
- the LOC11441561 gene encoding soyasaponin III rhamnosyltransferase → MASIVNHENENKNVKSLHVVMVPWLAMGHILPFFELAKILAQNGHTVTFINSPKNIDQMPKTPKTLQPFIKLVKSPLPYIEELQGAESTQNVPLNLTGYLKLAYDGFQDRVTEIFKTSKPDWVFCDLVSDWLPSIAKSFNIPCAYYSIGAARNLVFFNPPGERTDIDLYSPPKWVPFQTTIHLKRYEVMRIQSAVKNDYGRKFSRSDADKLYASVDLFLFRTSRELEGEWLDYISDQYKVPVVPVGLLPPPMQIRDDEEDEKNPEWVKIKAWLDSKESSSIVYIGFGSESKLSQQDITELAHGIELSRLPFFWALKDLKEGVLELPKGFEERTKERGIVWKTWVPQFKILTHGSIGGCMTHCGPSSVFEMLYLGHVLVTLPYLLDQCLFARVLEEKKVAVEVPRSEPDGAINRDCVAKTLRLVIVDEEGSIYRNNAKEMGKVVSSKDLHNEYIKNFIATLQKFRVHSDN, encoded by the coding sequence ATGGCTTCAATTGTTAATCATGAGAATGAGAACAAGAATGTCAAGTCCCTTCATGTTGTAATGGTACCATGGCTAGCTATGGGACACATACTACCTTTTTTCGAGTTAGCCAAAATTCTTGCTCAAAATGGTCACACTGTCACATTCATAAACTCCCCTAAAAACATTGATCAAATGCCCAAAACACCCAAAACACTTCAACCATTCATCAAGTTGGTAAAATCACCTTTACCATACATAGAAGAACTACAAGGTGCAGAAAGCACTCAAAATGTTCCGTTAAACCTAACTGGTTACCTTAAGTTAGCTTATGATGGTTTCCAAGACCGTGTTACTGAGATATTCAAAACTTCGAAGCCTGATTGGGTTTTCTGTGATTTAGTATCGGATTGGTTACCATCGATAGCCAAGAGTTTCAACATTCCTTGTGCGTATTACAGCATAGGCGCAGCTCGGAACTTGGTTTTCTTTAATCCACCAGGGGAACGAACCGACATAGACTTGTATAGTCCACCAAAATGGGTTCCTTTCCAAACAACCATTCATCTCAAACGTTACGAGGTTATGAGAATACAGTCAGCTGTGAAGAATGATTATGGAAGAAAATTTAGTCGTTCTGATGCCGACAAACTATACGCAAGTGTTGACCTTTTTCTTTTCAGAACCTCTAGAGAACTTGAAGGTGAATGGTTAGATTATATTTCTGACCAATACAAGGTTCCTGTGGTTCCGGTCGGATTGCTTCCACCACCTATGCAGATAAGAGATgacgaagaagatgaaaagaATCCTGAATGGGTGAAAATCAAGGCATGGTTGGATTCAAAAGAATCATCTTCTATTGTTTACATTGGATTTGGGAGCGAGTCGAAGTTAAGTCAACAAGATATAACTGAGTTAGCTCATGGAATTGAGCTTTCTAGGTTACCGTTCTTTTGGGCTTTAAAAGATCTTAAAGAGGGTGTACTTGAATTGCCTAAAGGGTTCGAGGAAAGAACAAAAGAACGCGGAATTGTTTGGAAAACTTGGGTACCCCAGTTTAAGATCTTAACTCATGGATCAATTGGTGGTTGTATGACTCATTGTGGTCCAAGTTCAGTCTTTGAAATGCTTTATCTTGGGCATGTTCTTGTGACATTGCCTTATTTACTTGACCAATGTTTGTTTGCAAGAGTActagaagaaaagaaagtggCTGTTGAGGTACCAAGGAGTGAGCCAGATGGGGCCATTAATAGGGACTGTGTTGCTAAAACATTGAGGTTGGTAATAGTGGATGAGGAAGGAAGTATTTACAGGAACAATGCCAAAGAAATGGGAAAGGTTGTGAGTTCAAAAGATCTTCACAATGAATACATTAAAAACTTCATTGCCACTCTTCAAAAGTTTAGAGTTCATTCCGACAATTAA